From Actinomycetota bacterium, the proteins below share one genomic window:
- a CDS encoding VOC family protein, whose protein sequence is SWNELNTRDVEGSKAFYREVFGWEPVTHGEGPGAYTEFKLDGDSVASMMQMPDMVPADVPPHWLVYFAVDDTDASVAKCEELGGTVRVPPMDIEPGRFSVLADPQGATFAVIRLSQAGQ, encoded by the coding sequence GAGCTGGAACGAGCTGAACACCCGTGACGTCGAGGGCTCGAAGGCCTTCTATCGCGAAGTGTTCGGGTGGGAGCCGGTCACCCACGGCGAGGGACCGGGTGCCTACACCGAGTTCAAGCTCGATGGCGACAGCGTCGCCAGCATGATGCAGATGCCCGACATGGTGCCCGCGGACGTCCCGCCCCACTGGCTGGTCTACTTCGCGGTCGACGACACCGACGCTTCGGTCGCGAAGTGTGAGGAGCTCGGTGGCACCGTCCGGGTGCCGCCGATGGACATCGAGCCCGGTCGCTTCTCGGTGCTGGCCGACCCGCAGGGCGCGACCTTCGCGGTGATACGCCTGAGCCAGGCCGGCCAGTAG
- a CDS encoding MarR family transcriptional regulator, which yields MPFGPKVEPPAGAGNDDRPAATAGVEASVCEHQAVADELEPPHRLTYLVKQLQEALRVRLDEITQRFGLTPKQYTALSVLARHPGMSSAALARLTFVTPQAANEMVTTLERKGFLVRSVDVSNRRCLEVGLTRAGSTALAKCNALVDQLEAHVFSGVSDAEQARFRRMLQNCLQAVTPAR from the coding sequence ATGCCGTTCGGCCCGAAGGTCGAGCCGCCCGCAGGAGCCGGAAACGACGACCGCCCCGCCGCGACGGCGGGTGTCGAAGCGTCGGTGTGCGAACATCAAGCCGTGGCTGACGAGCTCGAGCCGCCGCACCGGCTGACCTATCTGGTCAAGCAGTTGCAGGAGGCGTTGCGGGTGAGGCTCGACGAGATCACCCAACGGTTCGGCCTCACCCCGAAGCAGTACACCGCGCTGAGCGTGCTGGCGAGGCACCCCGGCATGTCGTCGGCCGCGCTGGCCCGGCTCACCTTCGTCACCCCGCAGGCGGCGAACGAGATGGTGACGACGCTCGAACGCAAAGGCTTCTTGGTCCGTTCGGTCGATGTGAGCAACCGACGGTGCCTCGAGGTGGGGCTGACGAGGGCCGGATCCACCGCGCTGGCGAAGTGCAACGCCCTCGTCGACCAGCTGGAGGCGCACGTGTTCAGCGGCGTCAGCGACGCGGAGCAGGCGCGCTTCCGGCGGATGCTCCAGAACTGTCTGCAGGCGGTCACGCCCGCGCGTTAG